Proteins from a genomic interval of Rubinisphaera italica:
- a CDS encoding transposase yields MTDSARQFQIGWASRMDRFWLLTWTTYGSWLPGDRRRFVGKVLSEDGLKEIKNIPGIPYEEGESRLEDFAKSSMKSSTITLTKIDADDVLVQFQETASYRSDRLFSVAIMPTHIHVVLGVNGDPEPDKLLHVYKSYASRKLNKRKKREVWWTKSGSKRKLPDEPALIAGIRYVNNQQKPLALFIDVEFEH; encoded by the coding sequence ATGACTGACTCGGCTCGCCAATTTCAAATTGGATGGGCATCTCGAATGGATCGCTTCTGGCTATTGACGTGGACAACTTATGGTTCATGGTTGCCGGGAGATCGCCGTCGTTTTGTCGGGAAGGTTCTTAGCGAAGATGGTCTTAAAGAGATCAAGAATATTCCCGGAATTCCTTACGAAGAAGGCGAATCACGGTTAGAAGATTTTGCGAAATCGAGTATGAAAAGCTCGACCATCACTCTGACTAAGATTGATGCAGATGATGTTTTAGTTCAGTTTCAAGAAACCGCGTCGTATCGAAGTGACCGCCTTTTCTCCGTTGCCATTATGCCGACTCATATCCATGTCGTGCTGGGAGTGAATGGTGATCCCGAGCCAGACAAATTGCTTCATGTTTATAAGAGTTATGCAAGTCGGAAACTGAATAAAAGAAAGAAGCGCGAAGTCTGGTGGACCAAATCTGGCTCAAAACGCAAACTGCCCGATGAACCTGCATTAATTGCTGGCATTCGCTACGTAAATAATCAACAAAAACCGCTCGCTCTATTTATCGACGTTGAATTCGAACATTGA
- a CDS encoding SMP-30/gluconolactonase/LRE family protein, which yields MTRFFLALMIMLVTNVCTAQDTLNFPHLGEVLRMDDAVNKIIPKDAVIEVVASGFDWTEGPVWVPGDPGHLLFSDIPQNAVYRWDEGEGVSLFMQPSGYTGVAPYGGEPGCNGLMLDSQGRLTSCEHGDRRLSVLTKEGGKRTLVDNYEGKRLNSPNDLIFHSNGELLFTDPPYGLPKRWDDPRRELDFCGVYRLTPDKQLTLLTKEMTRPNGIALSPDEKTLYLAQSDPEAALWKAFPINKDGSLGKSRVLHDATESVDKLPGLPDGMAVATDGTLFATGPGGVYIFTPEGKLLGRISTGERTSNCTFGGADGKTLYMTADMYLCRIKTNLTGLSHK from the coding sequence ATGACTCGATTTTTTCTTGCGCTGATGATCATGCTGGTCACCAACGTCTGCACTGCTCAGGACACGCTCAACTTCCCTCATTTGGGGGAAGTGCTGCGAATGGATGATGCGGTCAATAAAATCATTCCCAAGGATGCGGTTATTGAAGTTGTTGCCTCCGGGTTCGACTGGACCGAAGGGCCTGTCTGGGTGCCGGGCGATCCAGGACATCTACTTTTTTCGGACATCCCTCAAAACGCTGTTTATCGCTGGGATGAAGGCGAAGGCGTTTCGCTCTTTATGCAACCAAGTGGATATACGGGAGTTGCTCCGTATGGTGGAGAGCCGGGTTGTAATGGGTTAATGCTCGATTCCCAAGGGCGGCTCACCTCCTGCGAACATGGCGATCGTCGACTTTCTGTCCTCACAAAAGAGGGAGGCAAGCGGACACTCGTCGATAACTATGAAGGCAAGCGACTCAACAGTCCTAACGATCTCATCTTCCATTCCAATGGTGAATTGCTCTTCACCGATCCTCCTTACGGCTTACCGAAACGCTGGGACGATCCTCGTCGTGAACTCGACTTTTGTGGTGTCTATCGGTTAACTCCCGATAAACAACTGACTTTGCTGACAAAAGAGATGACTCGCCCGAACGGTATTGCATTGTCTCCGGACGAGAAAACTTTATACCTGGCTCAATCGGATCCTGAAGCCGCTTTGTGGAAAGCGTTTCCGATCAATAAAGATGGTTCACTCGGCAAAAGTCGCGTTCTGCACGATGCGACAGAATCTGTCGACAAACTGCCCGGCTTGCCCGATGGGATGGCAGTTGCCACAGACGGAACCCTTTTCGCAACCGGCCCCGGCGGTGTTTACATCTTCACACCAGAAGGCAAACTGCTTGGCCGCATCAGCACTGGCGAACGGACTTCGAATTGTACCTTCGGCGGAGCAGATGGCAAAACGCTTTATATGACAGCCGATATGTATCTCTGCCGCATCAAGACGAACCTGACGGGTTTGTCTCATAAGTAA
- a CDS encoding 3-keto-disaccharide hydrolase, whose protein sequence is MAEWEKDLFLEIRCRLQKSCPAEGTSTVPYSKLFLTSCLTLGVISSTLAPELYAQKKPSPPATQDLSAVDSDFRYQGEYMGTLPDGENSFYRKKVGLQIVARGNGNFDAVLYDGGLPGDGWNDEPAERAIAQLNDDVVTATVGDYQIEVAGNIATFSTLDGKTLGEVRKYDRRSATIGLPAPADATVLFDGEKNDLWKNMNVTQDGLLEQGCETVDTFGDFTLHAEFRLPYKPLGEGQDRGNSGFYLQRRYEVQVLDSFGDMLEFNHCGAIYRIKAPDLNMCLPPLSWQTYDIDFRSARFDEEGNKTENMKIRVRQNGIVIHDAVEIESKTGAGKPEGPEPLTILLQDHGNPVRYRNIWLVNGDPFERESNEELTPVETYVDGHYRGRGRGFRSFNSAPRYPYAAEYWPYTWEYRYAPLAPPAPVYMVPNYDLPPYPYGF, encoded by the coding sequence ATGGCAGAGTGGGAGAAAGACCTTTTTCTCGAAATTCGCTGCCGTCTGCAGAAATCCTGCCCGGCTGAGGGGACATCGACCGTGCCGTATTCAAAATTATTCCTCACCAGTTGCCTCACTCTGGGAGTGATCAGTTCTACTTTGGCTCCTGAGCTTTACGCTCAGAAAAAGCCCAGCCCGCCAGCGACTCAGGATCTGAGTGCCGTCGATAGTGATTTCCGCTATCAGGGCGAATACATGGGCACGCTGCCGGACGGCGAGAATTCTTTCTATCGCAAGAAAGTCGGCCTGCAGATTGTCGCACGTGGCAACGGTAATTTTGATGCCGTTCTTTATGACGGTGGTCTGCCCGGCGATGGCTGGAATGATGAACCAGCAGAACGTGCGATTGCTCAACTAAACGACGACGTTGTCACGGCAACCGTTGGCGATTATCAGATTGAAGTCGCGGGGAACATCGCGACATTCTCCACTTTAGATGGCAAAACACTCGGCGAAGTTCGCAAGTACGATCGTCGCAGTGCCACCATCGGACTACCTGCTCCAGCCGATGCGACGGTCCTGTTTGATGGTGAAAAGAACGATCTCTGGAAGAACATGAATGTCACTCAAGACGGCTTGCTCGAACAAGGTTGTGAAACGGTCGATACCTTCGGCGACTTCACACTCCATGCCGAGTTTCGTCTGCCTTATAAGCCGCTCGGCGAAGGACAGGATCGTGGAAACAGTGGCTTCTATTTACAACGCCGTTACGAAGTGCAGGTGCTCGACTCCTTTGGCGACATGCTCGAATTCAACCACTGTGGAGCGATTTACCGCATCAAAGCTCCCGATTTGAATATGTGCCTGCCTCCTTTGAGCTGGCAGACTTACGACATCGATTTCCGATCCGCCCGCTTTGACGAAGAAGGTAATAAGACCGAGAACATGAAAATTCGTGTCCGTCAAAACGGAATCGTGATTCATGATGCGGTCGAGATCGAATCGAAAACGGGAGCCGGCAAGCCGGAAGGTCCAGAGCCGTTGACGATTCTTCTGCAGGATCATGGTAACCCGGTTCGATATCGCAACATCTGGCTCGTTAATGGGGATCCATTCGAGCGGGAATCCAACGAAGAATTGACACCTGTCGAAACTTATGTCGACGGACATTATCGTGGTCGTGGAAGAGGATTCCGGAGCTTTAATTCCGCTCCACGTTATCCTTATGCTGCCGAATACTGGCCATACACCTGGGAATACCGCTACGCTCCATTAGCCCCACCGGCTCCCGTATATATGGTGCCAAATTACGATTTGCCACCGTATCCGTATGGGTTCTAA